One Actinomadura viridis genomic region harbors:
- a CDS encoding DUF3618 domain-containing protein: MADRSRDPEALERQIERTRRELAQTIDELADRVNPRNAAHRGAERLKDEAGQVVKAVNAMFTPPEREPGEDGEPSGVDPRLVLAGVGAAVAVTALVIWRRRRRRR; this comes from the coding sequence ATGGCTGACAGGTCCCGCGACCCGGAGGCGTTGGAGAGGCAGATCGAACGCACCCGGAGGGAACTCGCGCAGACGATCGACGAGCTGGCGGACCGGGTCAACCCCAGGAACGCGGCGCACCGCGGCGCCGAACGCCTGAAGGACGAGGCGGGCCAGGTCGTCAAGGCCGTCAACGCGATGTTCACGCCGCCCGAGCGTGAGCCGGGCGAGGACGGCGAGCCCTCGGGCGTCGACCCCCGGCTGGTGCTGGCCGGGGTGGGCGCGGCCGTCGCGGTCACCGCCCTGGTGATCTGGCGGCGGCGGCGCAGGCGCCGCTGA